Below is a genomic region from Gadus morhua chromosome 4, gadMor3.0, whole genome shotgun sequence.
cgattcgattcgtatcacgattcacatgccacgatgcgattctatcacgatgcatcgcgatacttgaattattgcgatgcattgcgaattttcactgaacactgttaaaaaaaaattaagccattaccagtggctgactggctgtgtatgatctggatagtgtgttcaattgacaactcaaagcaactcaattcatacatagttgtatttattgaaacgactattactggatacactgacaagaagtgctaaggatctataaaacttaaaataacaaaataaggataatcagtgccgtttacatggcctccgtggtcctttaaaccaataaaatgaaaacattgaaaCATTTCCCCTTATGGAAGTAGCtgccattataacaacaatataatttcataaacataagaggacaaactgatgccacaaaaagtgaacaggctttataaaactatataaaaaaaaaaatatatatatatatatttttttaattattcattatttcaaaataataatcgattcttggcgTCAACAATCGATGCAATAGATCGTGAAAATTaaaatcgcgatgcatcgtcatgacgattatttggcacacccctactCGTAGGACCCCTCTAACACACCTATTGTGAGTCTTACGTTTTTGCAATtagaaatagtacttagcaaTTGTGTAGCGTCGTAGACCTAGCTATACGAGGAATTGGCTAAACCTAGCAATTTTTAGTGCCTGGCACTTgtctctatgaacatccttactgtagaatcagaatcacttttacTACATTTTATTGTACAAGAACACTAGAGTATAATTTTTaagcttggttcctcaacagccatGCACATCAACAGACAAGAGATAGATTGccatttctccttcttctgacaaatgtacttattttaagtcactttggataaagcgCCAAGctccctgaatgtaaatgtaacacagGTGTTTTTCATTACACTAATCCCTGATCTGCTCTGTTAACGCAGCGGGGCACGGGTCATAGACAGACCTAGTGAACTAACACACAGGGCCCTGGTATATGAGAGTGCTGAGAGCAGCACCTGGGTTTTTTCCCTATGAAGGCACCTCGGCATAAAGTGTCCATCCTCATCAGCACACCTGATTGGTCGCCAATGAGGCCCGGCCCATCGTCCAATCAAATCGGTCCTACCCGTTGGTCTGCTTGAGACCTTAGCCCTTGTTCTAGACACCCTTTAAGGCCTCAgtgaaaatacaaaatggtATTCCTTCAGCGGCTTGTTCTGATCCGTCCCGTTTACGACTGATTGTTACATTTAGGAGTACTAAAGCCAATCCAAGAGGACTCTGCTGCTTCAGATAGCATGATCCCAGTAGACAGCACACAGTGACCCCATCCGTATACAGGATCCCATCATACCGCTGCAGTCCGTGGACTAGAACACAACGAGAAGCTTCgctaacactttataataaggtgccataataaatagcaaactagtcataaacctaaccctttgttaatatttgttaatcgttactaaaatatctatttcgcacaagttaatagttttttttcattattaattaaatattagttgtttgcataacaCTAACCCTagcacacggccctaaccctaaaacacgaccctaaccctaacacacggccctaaccctaacacacggccgtaaccctaacacacggccgtaaccctaacacacggccgtaaccctaacacacggccctaaccctaaccctagcacacggccctaaccctaacacacggccctaaccctaacacacggccctaaccctaacacatggccctaaccctaacacacggccctaaccctaaccataacacacagccctaaccctaaccataacacacagCCGTAACCCTagcacacgaccctaaccctaacacacggccctaacgctaaccctaGCACACGGCCTTAAccataacacacggccctaaccctaacacacggccctaaccctatcacacagccctaaccctatcacacagccctaaccctatcacacagccctaaccataacacacggccctaaccataacacacggccctaaccctaaccctagcacaCGGCACTAAccataacacacggccctaaccatatcacacagccctaaccataacacacggccctaaccctatcacacagccctaaccctatcacacagccctaaccctatcacacagccctaaccctatcgcacagccctaaccctatcacacagccctaaccctagcatacggccctaaccataacacacggccctaaccctaacacacgtccctaaccctaacacacgtccctaaccctaacacacgtccctaaccctaaccatatcaCGACCATAACCCTAAGCAGCGACCCTCTGTGGTCAGtcaaaaaaaactattaacttgttccaaatagatattttagtaacaattaacaaagggttaggttatgactatttttttattttttatggcaCCTTATTCTAAAGTGTTAGCGAAGCTTCTTCTGTACGGCTCCATCTCACCAACTACGTGACCCAACACTACCTTAAATCACAAGCTCAACGTCACGTTTTCACCACAGTACAGCATcccatacacacagacccattGTTGACAGGAGATGCCTACCTCTGGGAGTAGAAGGCATCCTTCTCCTTGATCTCCCGGACCTCCACTTTGGGGGGCTCGTCGGAATCCTCCTCTCCGTTCTCATCTGCAGGAGACAAACAGCAGCCTCTTATACGTCTGCCCCGACCCAGCGCTGCCTCACACTCGGCGGTGAACTCAGTGATCAATCGCCTGAGAGAGGCCGTTGTGACAGACACACGGCGTGTTAAACGTCCTGCTAATAACGCTTACGTCAGGACCGAGTATTCACTCAATAGTTGACCCAAATTAAGCCCAGATTGTTATGCTTTGAATTCACATTTCTATAGGATCCATCAGTGGGATTTACAATTCAAACCGGGTACATTTAATCCTTTTAAACTGATAGAGGCTCCCCCTTCGTTTATAAAAACATCCTCAAACCCAGAGATCCCATACATAGAGCTGCATCAGCTCTCGCTCTGTGCTGTGCTCTCCCCTTCTaacgatccccccccccccccccccaccccaacacaaCCACAGCCTGAGTGGGGTGAACCCAGTCCAGGGAGCACGCTGCCACCGCCACTTCCACTGCCACCGCCGCCGTACCTGTGGTGGAGGGCTGGGCCGCCTCTGCCTTCGCCCCGCCGAACGAGAAGGGTAGAGCCgacgcggcggcggtggcgcccCCGAACAGGGAGCTCTGGCCCggggcggaggagaaggagaagctggGGGGGGCGCcggtgccgccgccgcccgaCGCCAACGGCCCCAGGGCCGCGCTGTCCAGCTTCTGGCCGAAGTTAAACGTCACGCCGGCGGGGACGGGCGCCGCGCCGGCCGGGCTGCTGCCCTTGTCGGCGGCGCCGTCCCGGCCGAAGGAGAACAAAGACACCGGCGTCTTCAGCGGGGCGCCCGCCGCgggcgaggagaaggagggcaacgccgccgccgccgctgacgaggaggaggaggaggaggaaggagaagcgtcggcggaagaagaagaagaggaagaggaagaggaggctggcAGTGCCCCCCCCGCCTGCTTCTCTCCCCCTGgcgcgttgccatgggaacccCCGTCGGTGGCGGCCGCCGCTGTGGCGCCGTACTTCCTCTCGATGCTGGCGAGGTGCTGCTCGTAGTCCCTGAAGATGGGGTTGAGGTCGCACAGCGGGTTGCCGTTGACGTGCTTGACGATCCAGTCGCGCACCGAGCAGTTGAGCGCCGTGAGCTGCCGGCTGTACTCCTTGTTGTTACCGACggcgccgctgccgccgccgctaaTGCCGCTGCCGAGAGCGCCGGGGCTCTGAGTGGagctgggggcggagccattGGTGGTGACGTCGCCggccgtggtggaggaggaggaggcggggccgtTGAATGTTAAACCTGAGAGggaacagaggggaggggaggtgggaggaggagagggagattcAAGGGAGAACGTTAGCCAGGCAGCGTTCCTGTCGACCAGATAtacccccgggggggggggggagagagagagagagggagagagagagcggtgcaCATTTCAGGGGACTGGGGGAGGGGTTTGCTTAAAAGGGGTCTGCAtccgaaagaaagaaaaaaaaagacaacccACCCCCGCAacctcctccctcacacacacacacacacacacacacacacacacacacacacacacacacacacacacacacacacacacacacacacacacacacacacacacacacacacacacacacacacacacacacacacaccgaggagGAGATCCCGGCTGGAAgtgctgctgcagctcctctCCACGTGCCCCCCGGCTACAATGTCATGAAatggcaccacacacacacacacacacacacacacacacacacacacacacacacacacacacacacacacacacacacacacacacacacacacacacacacacacacacacacacacacacacacctcaactcGATTACATATCTTCACTGGGCGGCGAGTGCGCAGACAAAAGGTTACTCAATGATACGCCTTCCATCCCCCCCACCGTCCCTCCATGGCCGGGCGGAGATAGTGATGAATTACCTTCAACGTGACGGGACTAGTACAGCAAGGACATGCAGTGTGTCCGGATTTGccaaaattatattatttttccccTCAGGGCGTAATACTTTTGTTGTCCCAACAAtggctttttttgtgtgtatttttaatgCTTATTGTACTAATATGCACTGCCAGTATGGATAGAACTCTGGTCTAAATACAGGTGCTATCTTAGGACGCGCATCAATTattcaaatgcatttcctgtataagaaaaaaacacaagtcaACACACTGAATAGCACATGAACCGATTTAAGATCCAAATATATACCCCCTGCATCCTTAACTCCTCATCAGAAATGTGCCCTGGCCCTGCAACATTTGACAGAACGCAAGAAACAGCACACAGGGAGAGCGAGCGCTCACACCCACGCAGCTCAAACACTGGAGCAGGGCATTAACAAAGGCAGCGTTAGGCAATCAACTCCCACTGGAGGTGCCACCACCCGTGTGAGGAAAGCAGGCACTCACAGCCTCGCAACACGCCTCCACCCAAAGTGCCCGCCGAACGGCGGACGTTATTTGAACAATTATGTTGTTGTGCAGATTAACTGGTGAATACTTGATACAATGCAAAGCAATTGGTtgggtgggacacacacacacacacacacacacacacacacacacacacacacacacacacacacacacacacacacacacacacacacacacacacacacacacacacacacacacacacacacacacacacacacacacactactgtgcAACAGTTTCAATACAAAGGCGCTAAAGTAAAGTACTATAGAGTTAGAGTAAAATAagataacataaaataaaagacTAACATAAAATAAGTCAAACAATTAActaaatgcaacaaaggtaagcaCATACAGGTAACATAGTAGAAAAGGTCAACCATTAAGAAAAGAAAGCGCTACAAACTCACCGGGGGCGGTGGTGGACGAGAAGCCCCCGAACGGAGTGCTGCCATTGGACAGCCCCGCCAGCCCCTTGAAGCCGCCGCCGTTCCCGAAGCCGGAGAACCCGGTGGTGGGGGCGGCGGCGCTGGACGTCGATGACGTCAGGGAGAAGCCCTTAAAGCCCTTGAAGGCACCGGGGTTCTCACTCTGAaacagggagaacacgcacatCAGGATGTGAATTCTTTACCAAATTTTATTTTATACTTAGGcctaatcccatttctaccccttacccttacccctcccccttgttttgaagggggaaaagaaatgggattgggcctaaggcccaatcccatttctaccccttacgccttccccttacccattctccttaccccttcaaaacaagggtaaggggtaaggggttgaAATGGGATTGGTCCTTGCTGCACCGCAGCTCAGAGACATACGACATTTCAGTTCTTCTATTTGTCTTGTACATTTGTTGTaattgacaataaagctgactttgacttttggTCTGACTCTCAAAAAAGAGGATTTAAATCTCAGGAGAACCAAGTGGAAATTATTGTCTTTTTTTCCGAGCCTTGGTCTTAGAGAAAGGAATATTCCACTGCACCCAAAATATTCATTTCCATCGCCATACTATAATATGAGTTTATGTTTCGATGCTGCTGAAAAATAAATCAGAACTTTAGATAATTTAAGTTGGATCCTCTGGTGTTGACCGAACAAAAAGGATTgatcatgaaaaataacaggCATATAAAAAATGAACTTGGTCTCATTAACATTAGTAATAAAATGGAGGCTAGCTAGTTTGCTACAGAATGATGAGCTCATCTCATACCAAGTAAATAATCAAACCTATGAAATACATTATTAAGATCTAGGGCAGATAGTGTAGTAGTTAGGGTCAAACTGCACTGGGTTGGATTCTCAGACTACCTTTATGCAACCTTAAGCAAGACACTAACCACTATCTTCCCATTATTAGTTGCATCTGAATTCGGTGGGGAGGATAAAATAATCTGCTTATGAATCAATTGCAGGTAAGAAAACAAATTGTCCACTCATCAACCTTTTATGCAGTCTCTAGAATCTTTAGAGAAGTTGAGGGACGTGCTTCTGAGTTTAAAGCACCATCAGACCAGATTAATTTGCCTGATTCATTCAGATCGATTAATTCTAGTCCTGAATTCCAGACTTCTTTGTTGTCAATGTCCACCTTAAATCATCTTGTTCTTGATTGTATATGCATTCACTTTTAGATTATAAGTAGGCTCAGTACTTTGACATGTTATATGGTGTGTTCTTTAATTTTATTTCTCCTTCATTTTGTGGATAGACGACACTTGTATTGAGATGTAGTAGGTATCGTGTGGGATGGTGGGAGAGCCATTATTCGTACGTCCTTCTTGAAGTTAACATGtagattgttttattttgtttaaaggTCTGTTAACTTCTATGTTTCGTGCCCGAGGTCCCCCTTGAGAACTAGATTCTGTATCTCAAGGGGATTAACCTTAATATATTGGTATACTAGCAtactctcatctcatctcattttcctccacttatccggggtcgggtcgcggggggagcagctcaagcagggggccccagacttccctttcccgggccacattgaccagctctgacggggggatcccgaggcgttcccaggccagtgttgagatataatctctccacctagtccttggtcttccccgaggtctcctccccactggacgtgcctgaaacacctcccaaggaaggcgcacagtgggcatccttgccagatgcccgaaccacctcagctgactcctttgtaagtaaaggagcagcggctcttatccgagttcctcacggatggctgagcttctcaccctactagtaggggtgcaacggatcaaaaaactcacggttcggatcgttcCTCGGATCAGAGTCacggatcggatcatttttcggatcagcaaagaaaaaaaaaaaaatagcgttTGTGATTGCTTTAGCCCGGTCTGATTGTGGAGGAAGGGGCTGCTTAAATGCCGCGGTGATGAGCGGTTGTTGAGCCGCTTTCGGTTTCCCTCCTGTCAGTGAAACACCGGGGTGATGTCGCTGTAAATGCGTGGCCATGctctatgtgtttttctttatgttagCAATCGCTATGTCAGCTACGTGTTACGTCTGTGTGGTAACCTAGGCGACAGGTTTGTGTGGCAGCGCGAGTATATGGAAACAGACGTAGCACTGGAGGCAGCAGTTATCGCGTTACAGTAGTCACCGAAGTCTAGcctacttttattttccatgcccactgttcttcatgttgtacgctgaggacaataaatcacaacgagccataggactgtttgcttattgaaaagggaactgttgcagacttttacccagagcgtgttagctctgtccctggaactagcaggaatggttacggctgtgtgtggactgaacatgcgcacaaattttttttttcttcataaatCAATCCGCGGATCATGCGTGTGCCGAACCGAAATAGATGATCCGAACGGATCACGGATCAAtgatgatccgttgcacccctacctACTAGCATACTATACTATGTTATAGTATACTACTATACTAGGGGATATCCCCTTGAGGTGACATGTGACATGTGAGCGAAGGATTCTGGGACGTTACCTCTCCAATATTCCTACGCTTGGCCTTCTTGATCGGTCGGTTCTTCAGCACATCAACACTGGCAATGGAAAAGGTCCCTGCCTGTCGGACACACAACACGAGAAATTAGCACTAGCATTAGCACAATGGTTAGCAGCACAGTCGCGCCTCACAGCAAGAAGTTCTTTGGTTTCGAACCCCCAGAGACAGACGTTTGTGTGTTATCCCCGTTTTCGAGTTGGTTACTTCCCGGGTGCTCTGGTTTCACCCCACACCATGCATGTTGAGTTAATAGTCCTGCCGCTGCCCTTGACCAAGTCACCAGTcatagggctagggttagaccCTGCTCCTAGTGGTGATGGTATAATACTGATAGTGATGGTAAAATGCTCCTAGTGCTTCAGCTAGTGATGGATAAGTGCTGCTAGTAATGTTTAAATGCTCCTAGGGTTGTTACTGATAGTTAAATGCTCGTAACGATGCCGGTGATGGTTAAATGCTTGTAGTGTTGCAGGTAATAATAAACAGTATTCTTCAACCATTCATACTCATTGTATGGCTTTCTTATTGCACTTATAAACAACATAATATCGGGATATTACAATTTGGAAGAAATTCATTCCCAACAACCCATTATCAATTTGCATCTAAAAAGTATTACGCCAATGCGATTCAATTAGTAGCTGCTTGTGGTGTTGTTAATGTGCTGTGAGGCGCAGTGCAGCATCCTGGGTAACCATGGGTAACCGGGTGTGGGGATAAGTTAGAAGCTAGCTGAAAAATAGAAACAGACACCTAACAACTTTTTACTCCACTTACAACTTGGACACCAAAGGATTTTAGATGGGGCAATGAGACATTGCAGATTTAGCCATCACCAGAATATAACTATTCATTGATGTATTTAGATGCAGGCTAAACATGTACATGAGACTGGTAGTCTACACCTCTTTATCTGCAATCTAAATACTTTGGTAACCAAGAATTTAATAAAAATCAATATGCATAAACCGTTAATACATGGAGTCCACTGTCATTTTCCTCAAGATGTGGATAGCATCACTAATGTTACTTAAAACTGTCAACAAATACTACAAGTACACTTGTAATATGAAAGTTTCAGTGTTTGTATTGAATGTAAACCAAGCAAGGAAATAATTTTCACCGCTTTATCATTGGGTTAGGGTtcactcacctcctctccttcttcttcctgaTCCCAGTTCCTGTCGGTCAACTCCTTATCAGCGATTCGTTTGGCCATCACTGCTGGTCTGTAGAACAAGGTGAGGCACGCAGTTAACTTTCCAATTCAAAATAACAGTTCACATTGGACGACTACTGCAATGGCTGGAAAATCGCTAGACAACTTATGACGTGACAGTATCAGACAGTTAGGAGATTAAGAGGTACCTAGCCATAAAACATACGATTATCAGGTTGGCTACACAATGATCAGCAGATCACACGTGTAAATGAAAGAAACCTTTGAAATGCATTATTAAGATCTAGGGAAGATATTATAGTAGTAAGGGTAAAACTGAACTGGGTTGGATTCACAGTCTACCTGAAGGCATCCTTAAGGAAGAGGAATTGACACTTCATTGATATCGATGCTATTACCTATCCACATCATATGATAATTAAAGTATCCACTTGGAGAGGATTGGACGTAAGTTAAGTCGATGTATAACTCGATGTTATACATCAAAGTCTATGTCTAACTGATGTCACAGTGCAGGAGACCGTCCTTATCTACCAAATTCAGTCACAGCAGAACCCATAATAATGTAGTTCATGGTATTTACTTATGAGTGAACAAATGTGTGTTGCATGAAGCTCCACAGTATACGCCTCCCTACACATGTCCCTCATGGCGAGGCCAAACTCAACACCAGGTTCACGTTGCCGGTGTCCTGCTACAATATCGATTCTGCGCGTGCGCACGCATGCGCACCAGTCACAACCTCGGACTCTCGTTAGGCTACTTCTACCGTTCTCTCCCTCATTAAAGATCTCCTCTTTTAAATAACAACATGACACGCTGTAGAAGCGTTCGTGCGTCTAATTATCCCACGTAAGTGTATATTTTCAAGAACTTGAATGATGCCATAGATCGTCAAAACGCCGGAGAGCGACGCGTTGCTAACCCGCTAGCCCCGGGTTAGCAACCGGGTAAccatcacacaccaacacgccgAGGAGGTCCACTACGGAGCGGTATACTGCGGTCACATAGTCGGGACAGGGCATCGACACTATCCGCTTTACCTCACCGGCGTGTATAGATAACGTGGTTTTCGTGAACTGAAGTGATACTTTGTGAAAGGCCAAAAACTTGGCCCACTCAACACAGACTCCGCTAACATTTTAAAGCTATCGTGCGTTATTGTTTTTGGATtgaaagaaagtaaaaaaaaaacataccctTTCAGGAAGTTAAAATTCCTGTTATTATATCTTAAATGTGAGGCAGGTCCAGACACTCCCCTGACGGAAACTGTGACGACGTTGTTTCAAACTAAAATTTTAAACAAGCCTCTGTCACGCCGCCATTTTACAGAACGGGATATCCGCGATTTACGCGCTCCACCTTTTTGGTCATGCGCACTGCGTACGACATGCATGGGCCATGGGACATGTAGTCAATCATATAGGACGTTTTATAAGGCCATATTTGTACTTTAAATAATAAGAAGATGCGCGTGTGTTAAAGAAATACACATAGTAacttttcaaaatgtgcttgtgGTTTTCCACCACAATTTAGAGAatacgtgtctctctctctctctctctctctctctctctctctctctctctctctctctctctctctctctctctctctctctctctctctcagtcaccCTTTTTGCTCTCTGATCTatctatccatatatatatttcacttGGATAAGTTAAATATGTTTGTTGAACTTATAACGGGAAAAATAATTTCAAGAAAACAAGGTCAATGGCTTGAATCAATACACCTCAGGATTTCAGATGCAGGTCACTGTAAACAGTCACCTTATATGCATGCATTCAATGGCCCTTTGATCGAACCTGTCGGTGGTCCTCGCAGGGACCCCCTACAGTACAAAGACACTCCCTTTAGCTATAGTCAATTTGAGATAAGCCAGCATGCCAATCCATTACAGCCCTTACTGGATTTCAGTCGCCACTGGGCCTCAGAGCTTGTTATAAATGGGGATGCACACAAGAGCTCTGGGGAGTGTGGGTAAAAAG
It encodes:
- the nup50 gene encoding nuclear pore complex protein Nup50, producing the protein MAKRIADKELTDRNWDQEEEGEEAGTFSIASVDVLKNRPIKKAKRRNIGESENPGAFKGFKGFSLTSSTSSAAAPTTGFSGFGNGGGFKGLAGLSNGSTPFGGFSSTTAPGLTFNGPASSSSTTAGDVTTNGSAPSSTQSPGALGSGISGGGSGAVGNNKEYSRQLTALNCSVRDWIVKHVNGNPLCDLNPIFRDYEQHLASIERKYGATAAAATDGGSHGNAPGGEKQAGGALPASSSSSSSSSSADASPSSSSSSSSAAAAALPSFSSPAAGAPLKTPVSLFSFGRDGAADKGSSPAGAAPVPAGVTFNFGQKLDSAALGPLASGGGGTGAPPSFSFSSAPGQSSLFGGATAAASALPFSFGGAKAEAAQPSTTDENGEEDSDEPPKVEVREIKEKDAFYSQRCKLFYKKDAEFKEKGVGTLHLKPTAEGRTQLVIRADTNLGNILLNIVLAPSMPSSRVGKNNVVLACVPNPPVDPKSPAVPMPMLIRVKTTEDADALYKILEEKKA